One Baekduia alba genomic window, AGCGACCACCCCGAGCTCTCACCCCTTCCAAGGAACCTGAATCGCATGCAGATCAAGCCCGACGAGATCACCTCCATCCTGAAGTCCCGCATCGAGGGCCTCGACCAGGGGCAGGCCGAGCTGACCGAGGTCGGCACCGTCCTGTCGGTCGCGGACGGCATCGCCCGCATCCACGGGCTCGAGAACTGCATGTCGTTCGAGACGCTCGACCTCCCGCACGGCGTCACCGGCCTCGCGCTGAACCTCGAGTCCGACAACGTCGGCGCCGTGCTCTTCGGACCGTGGGAGAAGATCGTCGAGGGCGACACGGTCAAGCGCACCGGCCGCCTGCTCGACATCCCGGTCGGCGAGCACATGCTCGGCCGCATCGTCTCCCCGCTCGGCATCCCGCTGGACGGCAAGGGCGACATCGACGTCTCCGAGCGCCGCCCCGCCGAGTTCAAGGCCCCGGGCGTCGTCCAGCGCCAGCCGGTCACCGAGCCGATGCAGACCGGCCTGAAGGCCGTCGACTCGATGATCCCGATCGGCCGTGGCCAGCGCGAGCTGATCATCGGCGACCGCCAGTCGGGCAAGACGGCGATCGCGATCGACACGATCATCAACAACAAGGACTCCGACCTCGTCTTCGTCTACGTCGCGATCGGCCAGCGCATGGCCACGGTCGTCGGCATCGCCGAGACGCTCGCCGAGCACGGCGCGCTGGACAAGACGATCATCGTCGCCGCCGCGGCCGACGAGGCCGCGCCGATCAAGTTCCTGGCTCCGTACGCCGGTGCCGCGATGGCCGAGTACTTCCTGTACAAGGGCGGGCACGCCGTCGTCACGTACGACGACCTCACCAAGCACGCGTTCGCCTACCGGCAGATGTCGCTGCTGCTGCGCCGCCCGCCGGGCCGCGAGGCGTACCCGGGCGACGTCTTCTACCTGCACAGCCGCCTGCTGGAGCGCGCGGTCAAGCTGAACGACGACCTCGGCGGCGGCTCGATGACCGCGCTGCCGATCATCGAGACGCAGGCCGGCGACGTGTCGGCCTACATCCCGACGAACGTCATCTCGATCACCGACGGCCAGATCTTCCTGGAGCCGAAGCTGTTCAACTCGGGCGTGCGCCCGGCCATCAACGTCGGCATCTCGGTGTCGCGCGTCGGCGGCAACGCGCAGATCAGCCCGATGAAGAAGGTCGCCGGCCGCCTGAAGATCGAGCTGTCGCAGTACCGCGACCTCGAGGCCTTCGCGCAGTTCGGCTCCGACCTCGACCCGGACACGCAGCGCACGCTGGCTCGCGGCGCGCGCCTGGTGCGCACGCTGAACCAGAACGAGCGCGAGCCGCTGCTGGTCGGCGTCCAGGTCACGCAGGTCTACGCGGCCACCAACGGCTTCGTCGACCGCATCGACGTCGATCGCATCGGCGAGTTCCTCGACGGCCTGACGCAGCGCGCCAAGGCCGAGAACCAGGAGCTCCTCGACACGATCGCCTCCGGTGACTGGTCCGACGAGACGCAGAAGGCGCTGCGCGACCTGATCTCGACGTTCGCCGACGACTTCGGCTACGACCTCGACGAAGAGGGCCAGCCGCTGTCGGAGGGCGAGAGCGACCGCATCAAGACGCGCGACTCGTCCTCGGACTCGAGCAGCGACGAGGCCGACGAGACCGAGGCCGAGCCGGCCGGGGCTGCCGCGTAACGCATGTCGCAGCGCGACGTCAAGAACCGGATCGCCTCGGTCCAGAACATCCGCAAGATCACGCGGGCGATGGAGATGGTCGCCGCCGCCCGCCTGCGCCGCGCGGAGCAGCGCATCGAGCACCTCCGCCCTTACGCCGGCGCCATCCGCCGCATGACGCGGCAGGCGGCGGAGGCGGCGGGTGGGGAGATGGCCTCGCTGCCCATCCTCAAGGAGCACGAGTCCGAGCAGCGCGTCGCGCTGCTGCTGGTCACGGCCGACCGTGGCCTGGCGGGCGCGTTCAACTCCCAGATCATCCGCGCGGGGATCCGAGCGGCCGCCGAGTACGAGGAGCAGGGCAAGGAGGTCATCTTCTCGGCGACCGGCCGCCGCGGCGTCTCGTCGTTGACGTTCCGCGGCCGCGAGCCGCAGGGCGCCTTCACCGGCTTCACGGACCGTCCGGCCTACGCCAACGCGCGAGAGGTCGCCGAGTCGCTGATGGCGCTGTACATCGACGACAAGGTTGACCGCGTCGAGATCTTCTACAACGGCTACGTGTCGCCGCTGGTGCAGGAGGTGCGGCGCGAGACGCTGCTGCCGTTGCAGCAGGCCACGATCCTCGAAGGCAGCGAGCGCGATCAGGAAGGCGCCGAGGGCGAGTCCGGGCACCACGCGCTGGTCGAGTACGAGCCCGATCCGGCCGTGATCCTCGAGCGCCTGGTCCCCGACTACGTGGAGATCTCGATCTTCCGCGCGCTGCTGGAGTCGACGGCGTCGGAGCACGGCGCGCGCATGACCGCGATGCGGTCGGCGTCGGAGAACGCCGGCGAGGTGATCGAGGACCTGACGCTCGAGATGAACCGCGCGCGGCAGGCCGAGATCACGCAGGAGATCATGGAAGTCGTCGGTGGCGCCGAGGCGCTGACGTAGCCCGAGAACTTTGAGACTTAGACCGTTCCAGGAGATCTAGAGACCATGGAAGCCAGCACCACCGAGCGCCCCACTGGCGCTGACACGGGCGCGAAGAACGTCGGCCGGATCGAGGAGATCCAGGGCGTCGTCATCGAGGCCGTGTTCCCCGACAAGCTCCCGAACATCTACAACGCGATCCGGGTGAAGCTCCCCGAGGCCGCCCAGGCCGAGGAGGGCGTGTCGGCCGAGGCCGGCGCCGAGTGGCTCGTCTGCGAGGTGCAGCAGCACCTCGGCGACGACCGTGTCCGCGCGGTCGCCATGGACACCACCGACGGCCTCGCCCGCGGTCTGGAGATCGAGGACACCGGCGGGCCGATCTCCGTCCCGGTCGGCGAGAAGACGCTCGGCCGGATCTTCAACGTCCTGGGCGACGTGATCGACCAGAAGGAAGAGGTCGAGACCGAGGAGCGCTGGCCGATCCACCGTCCCGCGCCGACGGTCGAGAACCTGACGCCGACGACCGAGATGTTCGAGACGGGCATCAAGGTCATCGACCTGCTCGCGCCCTACGCCAAGGGCGGCAAGGTCGGCCTGTTCGGCGGCGCCGGCGTGGGCAAGACGGTGCTGATCCAGGAGCTGATCCACAACTTGGCGTCCGAGCACGGCGGCCTGTCGGCGTTCTGCGGCGTCGGCGAGCGCTCGCGCGAGGGCAACGACCTCTGGCTGGAGATGACCGAGTCCGGCGTCATCGACAAGACCATGATGGTCTTCGGCCAGATGAACGAGCCCCCCGGGGCCCGCATGCGCGTCGCCCTGACCGGCCTGACCATGGCGGAGTACTTCCGCGACCAGGGCCAGGACGTGCTGCTGTTCATCGACAACATCTTCCGCTTCGTGCAGGCAGGCTCCGAGGTCTCCGCGCTTCTGGGCCGCATGCCGTCGCAGGTGGGCTACCAGCCGACGCTGGAGTCCGAGATGGGCCAGCTGCAGGAGCGGATCACGTCAACCCGCTCGGGCTCGGTCACCTCGGTGCAGGCGATCTACGTCCCGGCGGACGACCTGACCGACCCGGCGCCCGCGTCGGTGTTCGCGCACCTCAACGCCACGACGACGCTGTCGCGGTCGATCTCCGAGAAGGGGATCTACCCGGCGGTCGACCCGCTGGACTCGACGTCGACGATCCTCAAGCCCGACATCCTGGGCGAGGACCACTACAACGTCGCCAACCAGGTCAAGTCGATCCTGCAGCGCTACAAGGAGCTCCAGGACATCATCGCGATCCTCGGCATCGACGAGCTCAGCGACGACGACAAGGTGACCGTGCAGCGCGCCCGCAAGATCGAGCGCTTCCTGTCGCAGCCGTTCAACGTCGCGACGCAGTTCACGGGCATCGACGGCGCGTACGTGCCGATCGCCGAGACGATCCGGTCGTTCAAGGAGATCCTCGACGGCCAGCACGACGACCTGCCGGAGTCGGCGTTCCTGCTCAAGGGCACGATCGACGACGTGGTCGCCGCGGCCAAGGGCGACAAGTAGGCGCTTGTGGCTCGCACCACGTTCACCGCTGAGGTCCTGACGCCCGAGGGCGAGGTCTTCAACGACGAGGTCGAGATGGTCTCGACCCGCACGACCGTGGGCTCGATCGGCATCCTCGCCAACCACACGCCGCTGCTGGGGATGCTGGAGCCGACGGAGCTGCGCCTGTACAAGAGCGAGTCGGACATCGTCCGCCTCGCCCAGGGCGAGGGCTACGTGCAGGTCGCCGACGGCCGCGTCCTGATCCTGGTCGAGGAGGCCACAGACCCGTCGTCCCTCGACGTCGGCGCCTTGCGCGACAAGCTGGCGACCGCCGAGCGCGAGCTCGAGCAGGCCGAGGACGGCTCCGAGGCCGCCCGCGTCGCCGCGCGCGACAAGCGCCGGATCGAGGCGTTCCTGCGCCTGACCGAGGGCGGCGGGGGCAGCGGGGACCAGTAGGCGTCGCCTGGCGGTTCCGCAGTGCTTCTTGGAGGGCCGGCGTGTTGCCGGCCCTTCGTCGTTCGACGGCAGGCGCGCCCTCCGCGGGAGTGGTGGCGCCGGTGCTGCCGGTCCTCCGCGGGCGATGACCGCGCGCCGAACGGCGCTGGGTCGTTTCGGCGGCAACTGCCTGGGTAGAAGGCCCGCGGATCCTATGCGCAGCCTGCCCGTCCTCGCCGCCGTCGCGACCGCCGTCTTCGCCGTGTCCGCCACCGCGAACGCCGGGACGATCTCCGTGTCCGGCACGACGATCACCTACCAGGCCGCTTCTGGCGAGGCGAACTTCGTCACGATCAACTGGGGCAACGTCGGCGCGCCGGCCGACTTCATCCCGTCGCTCGACGATCACGCCGACGTCACCGCGGTGTCGCCGTGCACCTATGACGTCGCGCTCGGCGCGCGGTGCCCGTCGGCGGGGTCGAACCCGACGTACGTCGTCCATCTCGGCGACGGCAACGACATCGCGAGCTCGATCAACGACCACGCCGCGGGGCATCACGTCGAGCTCTACGGCGAGGACGGCGACGACGACCTCGAGAGCGACGCCAGCTCCGACCTCCTGGACGGCGGGGCGGGCAACGACATGCTCACGCCCGACGAGGACGACTCGGGCGGCGGCGACGTCGTGGTCGGCGGTCCCGGCGAGGACACGCTGCAGACCGGCAACCCGACGGGCACGAACGGGCCGATCGGGGTGTCGTTCGACGGCGTCGCCAACGACGGCTATCCGGGCGAGAACGACAACTACGCGACCGACATGGAGGACTTGTCGGCGACGGGCGTGGCGCCGTCCGTCAACTTCGTCGGCAACGACGCGCGCAACGTGGTGCAGCTGCGCAGCGAGTCCGCCGACACGGTGTCCGGCCTGGGCGGCGACGACCTGATCGACGGCGCCAACGGCAACGACGTCCTCGACGGTGGCGACGGCAACGACACCATCTACGGCGGCGGCAACGACGACACCATCACCGGCGGGCCGGGGCTCGACTCGCTCT contains:
- the atpC gene encoding ATP synthase F1 subunit epsilon, which translates into the protein MARTTFTAEVLTPEGEVFNDEVEMVSTRTTVGSIGILANHTPLLGMLEPTELRLYKSESDIVRLAQGEGYVQVADGRVLILVEEATDPSSLDVGALRDKLATAERELEQAEDGSEAARVAARDKRRIEAFLRLTEGGGGSGDQ
- the atpD gene encoding F0F1 ATP synthase subunit beta codes for the protein MEASTTERPTGADTGAKNVGRIEEIQGVVIEAVFPDKLPNIYNAIRVKLPEAAQAEEGVSAEAGAEWLVCEVQQHLGDDRVRAVAMDTTDGLARGLEIEDTGGPISVPVGEKTLGRIFNVLGDVIDQKEEVETEERWPIHRPAPTVENLTPTTEMFETGIKVIDLLAPYAKGGKVGLFGGAGVGKTVLIQELIHNLASEHGGLSAFCGVGERSREGNDLWLEMTESGVIDKTMMVFGQMNEPPGARMRVALTGLTMAEYFRDQGQDVLLFIDNIFRFVQAGSEVSALLGRMPSQVGYQPTLESEMGQLQERITSTRSGSVTSVQAIYVPADDLTDPAPASVFAHLNATTTLSRSISEKGIYPAVDPLDSTSTILKPDILGEDHYNVANQVKSILQRYKELQDIIAILGIDELSDDDKVTVQRARKIERFLSQPFNVATQFTGIDGAYVPIAETIRSFKEILDGQHDDLPESAFLLKGTIDDVVAAAKGDK
- the atpA gene encoding F0F1 ATP synthase subunit alpha, producing MQIKPDEITSILKSRIEGLDQGQAELTEVGTVLSVADGIARIHGLENCMSFETLDLPHGVTGLALNLESDNVGAVLFGPWEKIVEGDTVKRTGRLLDIPVGEHMLGRIVSPLGIPLDGKGDIDVSERRPAEFKAPGVVQRQPVTEPMQTGLKAVDSMIPIGRGQRELIIGDRQSGKTAIAIDTIINNKDSDLVFVYVAIGQRMATVVGIAETLAEHGALDKTIIVAAAADEAAPIKFLAPYAGAAMAEYFLYKGGHAVVTYDDLTKHAFAYRQMSLLLRRPPGREAYPGDVFYLHSRLLERAVKLNDDLGGGSMTALPIIETQAGDVSAYIPTNVISITDGQIFLEPKLFNSGVRPAINVGISVSRVGGNAQISPMKKVAGRLKIELSQYRDLEAFAQFGSDLDPDTQRTLARGARLVRTLNQNEREPLLVGVQVTQVYAATNGFVDRIDVDRIGEFLDGLTQRAKAENQELLDTIASGDWSDETQKALRDLISTFADDFGYDLDEEGQPLSEGESDRIKTRDSSSDSSSDEADETEAEPAGAAA
- the atpG gene encoding ATP synthase F1 subunit gamma; amino-acid sequence: MSQRDVKNRIASVQNIRKITRAMEMVAAARLRRAEQRIEHLRPYAGAIRRMTRQAAEAAGGEMASLPILKEHESEQRVALLLVTADRGLAGAFNSQIIRAGIRAAAEYEEQGKEVIFSATGRRGVSSLTFRGREPQGAFTGFTDRPAYANAREVAESLMALYIDDKVDRVEIFYNGYVSPLVQEVRRETLLPLQQATILEGSERDQEGAEGESGHHALVEYEPDPAVILERLVPDYVEISIFRALLESTASEHGARMTAMRSASENAGEVIEDLTLEMNRARQAEITQEIMEVVGGAEALT
- a CDS encoding calcium-binding protein yields the protein MRSLPVLAAVATAVFAVSATANAGTISVSGTTITYQAASGEANFVTINWGNVGAPADFIPSLDDHADVTAVSPCTYDVALGARCPSAGSNPTYVVHLGDGNDIASSINDHAAGHHVELYGEDGDDDLESDASSDLLDGGAGNDMLTPDEDDSGGGDVVVGGPGEDTLQTGNPTGTNGPIGVSFDGVANDGYPGENDNYATDMEDLSATGVAPSVNFVGNDARNVVQLRSESADTVSGLGGDDLIDGANGNDVLDGGDGNDTIYGGGNDDTITGGPGLDSLSGEGSASGLFISVAGNDRIDARDGVAEQLNCGPGADTAVVDALDVVPQDPGSLCEVVDRPPVVATPPPAPAPTLAAATIRSTRLRVSKDRVAVVLACPKGAPTCKGRLTVRTATKVKLGTKRRTVTLGTIAYTISAGRAKALKLKLSRSGRSLMKRHRSLRVKLTLTPAKGKATTRTLTLRR